GTGGCCTCATTAAAGCTACAACACTCACACTTGTACCGTTAACATCAGCAGTGGTGCTCATTAAAAGTCCCCACGACCATTTTGCATCTCGACGGATCCATCTGAAAATCAAGATAAAAGAAACCagtattttcctttaaatgttaaTTCCTGTACCTATGTTATGTTTAAATGGCAGTTACATCACAATTGTAAATCTGAAATTACaaaccataaaaaacatttctccacaACCCTTGAGTGTGGAGGTTTTCCTTAATCACATGCACATCCAAGTGTTTCCCAGCCCACACACCTCATTCACATCTGCAAAAGTAAGAAGTGGTACTTTAGTggttattttttcccccctgtgtCATTGGCCAGTCTACCCaatgatttaaataaatgtttaaagtaTTTCACTTGTACTTCCCAGTAAGCTGCTGAACGGTGCATTAAGGTGATTTCACTGATcaattttaaagtttaattcaCTTAGTGGTTTCCTGTGTTTACACAAGTTCATACAGCTTGCCAAGATAATCATTCACTGCGTCACCCGGTATAAAATGGTCCTCCCTCCAAGCATTAATTGTCGTATTAATGGTTTCATTATTAATTGTGCATCGCTGTATTCATTCCATTGATTCATggttgcatttattcattcatttggatgTTCAGCAGTTatagttgtgtgtttgtagttagtagtttaataaatatttcatttataaatgaCTAAAAACACAGCCGACTGTCCAATCAATTCTCATCACCAATCATGACTTATCTGTGTCATCTGCCTGAGCCATATGTCAAAACCTTTTCATTGTGCTGTTGTATACCGATACTGATAGGCGCACTaaagccttgtacttgttgtactGTGAGTAAGCAACACCAGGgttgacaaacaaaaataaaaaaagtcataaGAATACATCTAAGCGACACATTCATTTAAtggaatacacaaatgtaattatagtCAGATCTCTCCTTGTCCCTTAATGACGGGGCAGTGATATTATAAGCCTTATGCATTCAAACAATGGTAATTTTTTTGccagctgtccttcctgcattttggcagctgcagctgtgttgcttttaacCTGGATAATGTGTTTAaatcttcatttgtaaaatatgcccctctgctgccagtaaacgtgtccatgtttgtgattggtcagaaaCACCGCCCCTTTTATGTGAACGTGCTCATGGCTGGATTGGGAAACTTGGGAAACTGACTTACCGAGTCGATAACCACCATCGTGTGACCCTTAAGCATGATGCGGCTGTTAGGCTTATTGAAGCCAGATAACGGAAAGATATGCTGTGTATGTTGAACTTGCTTTGTACTACAGGCCTCTGGTTTATTAGTTTATATCAACAACaggtgaaaatgtcacattgctGCTCCCCTAGAATGTAATTTACCCAAATGAAAAGACATACAATGGATCGTCTCCCAAAGATAGCAGAAATGGAAACCAGGCACCCCAACTATGCAGTCCTTATTCTGAGGGATATAAAATTGTAATCTAAAGTCACAAATAACTGCTGAACTTCTACTGCTAGAAGTGAGCTTCCTTCAGggtgcaaacacactcacagtaacAGTTTAGACCACAGTTGAAAAGTCTGAATAATTTTTGGATTTAGCTCATGTTCCTATCAATGATTACAGTTGAATTAGGGCTTGTAAACAAAAGCCACATTGATCTCATTTGTGGCTGGTTTATTGAACACAAGTTTGACCTGTCATTCCTCCATGTTAGAGATTTTGGCAGCAGGAGAAAGTAAAAACAGCTTTGATTCCAGCCTGTGAAGCCTGAACTTGACACAATAGATAAGGGTATAACGAGTCACCAATACGAATCAGAATCCGGGTTTAACGTTAAAGATGCGACTACATCGATATGCGGCCCCCTGGATTGATCTAAATGTACCATGAACTGATCGATGGCCCAACTCTGAAGTTAAAATCggttgactgaagctttgatgctaattctgcACAGCGTCTCCATTCTCataaaaggtcaaaggtaaaCGCGAGACTCTCGTGTCATGAGAGTCAAGCCTTGTATATGCTTGCACCAGCAGGCCTCCATAGATGTTCCGTGAGTTAACATAGTGTTGCTTgcgaggtaaaaacaaaacatgtctgacACGGTTTACAGTGCACAATCAAATCCAAAGTTTGGAAGACATATGTATTTCATAAGAAGTAATGGAACATTTGACAAAAGTCTGGCCATTTGTAAGGTCTGTAGAACAGCAATTAAGTACTGCGGTAGCACAACATATCTCAACACTCCCCTGGTGAGACGGCATGGTGAAACCTATGCGGGTGTTTTGGTTTAACGAGTGACCCTGTCCACTGGTGACTTTCACCAGAATGCGTCTGTTGTCTTAGTTACTACAGCTGttgaaaacaactttttttttttaattcaattttatttatatagcgccaaatcacaacaaaagtcatctcatgacactttacaaatagagcaggtctagaccgactctttataatgttattacgGAGacccaccatgagcaagcactttggcgacagtggcaaggaaaaacttccttttaagaggcagaaacctcgagcagaaccagactctaggtgggcggtcatctgctttgaccggttgggtttgagaaagagaggcacggagagagcgagagagacatagagagggagggagaaagagacagagagagagatagacgtagagacacagatagacagaccgacagacagacagagatgtatggcagcactagcagtagaaatagcagctataattataataataatggaaatatgactgataatagtagttacagctgtaataatagctgagattaataatagcaataacaagCTTtgatagtaacagaactacgactaaacataataactgcagtgatgagagtcaggcaggcccatggcagcagcacccaggcgtaccaggaccacgatccacaggaacctgcgagaagacaaagcacaaataaactccggggaagatataaagttagtaacatgcattggactgtgatgaatgtgtaaagatgaagagggagaggaggaaagctcagtgcattatgggaagtcccccagcagtctacgcctatagcagcataactaggggctggtccaggcaggcctgagccagccctaactataagcgttatcaaaaagcaaagttttaagcctactcttaaaagtagagagtgtgtctgcctcccggacccgaactgggagccgattccacaggagaggagcttgatagctaaatatagctgggtatcatccgcatagcagtgaaaatgtatggagtgttttctaatgatatctcctaaaggaagcatatataaggtgaatagtattggtccaagcacagaaccttgtggagctccatgactgacttttgcatacatggaggattcatcgttaacatgtacaaactgagatcgatctgataaatacgacttaaaccagcttcgtgcggttcctttgatgccaattaaatgttccagtctctgtaataggatatgatggtcaatggtgtcgaatgcagcactaaggtctaacaaaacaagcatagagacaagtcccttgtctgatgcagttagaaggtcatttgtaactttcaccagggctgtctctgtgctatgatgagctctgaaacctgactgaaagtcctcaagcaacttattgtcatgtagaaaatcacacagctggttggcgactgctttctcaagaatctaagagagaaagggaaggttagatataggtctatagttggctaaaacctcaggatcaagagtgggctttttaagaagaggtttaattacagctactttaaaggactgtggtacgtagcctgttaataaagacagattgatcatgtctagtaaagaagtgctgactaaaggtaaaacttctttaagcagccaggttgggatggggtctaagagacaagttgatggcttagatgaagagatggttttagtaatttggtgaaggtcaatgggagaaaagcaatctaaatatacatcaggttttacagctatttctgagattcctgtgtttgaaggtaagataccacctgaagacaggaggtgatcaattccgtctctaatagttagaattttatcatcaaagaagctcatgaaatcattactgctgagggttataggaatacatggctccatagagctgtgactctctgtcagcctggctacagtgctgaagagaaacctggggttgtccttgttctcttctattaatgatgagtaataggctgctctggctttacagaggtccttcctataagttctaagactatcttgccaaattaaacatgattcctccagtttggtggagcgccatttcctttcaacaAGATAATACGTACCTGTCCTCGTAAATGccttgtttagtttttcatcaaaacatacCTATTTGCATAgtctttggagtcttgtttgaggaaacatGTGACTAAAACTGTCGCATTTTGAATGTTTCTTGCTACATAATTTGTTGTCAGTTTGTTTGAGCAACAAAAATACttgtcttttatgaaatatacagtatctatttgaagGTAAGCTATGCTACTTTAATACACAGCAAAAATTGGAGAGTTGAAATTTCAGAGTTGAATTCAACTCTGGAAGTGTGATTTTAACACATTATGAGTTAAATGGTGCTCAGTGTTGGAGTTATTTGAGAGAGTTGATCACATCAGTGTTACTTTAACTCTGTAGAGCGTAGTGGTGTGTGATACTGCAAGATTTGGTATCGATCCGATACCAAGTAAATACAGGGCCAGTATTGCAGATACCAATACagatactttttaataattaaggttgatacatcatcaaattgctaaatctgaatgaattttcatgaccatttaagtgtttttgtgatttttcttttggattATTTATTAGTTAAAACCCAGGACAGAATTTGGGCAAAGTTTAtaggtaaatagaaaatactttattatcataattaaagtttttgttcagaaacaatagaacagtaacaaaacaatttttccccatacattgtcatgtctggatttttttcttaaataaacaaagtgcacaaaattatcactcgagaacaaattaaaacaaattatttttttgaggTAGAGTGTTCAGaaactacaatacaaaaattaaataaaatttctcccttcattgcacttcttttctggatttctggactatgtgctgcttgtgtgtgtgtgctgctggccgGGCCTGGCGGCTGAGCCTGCTCGCTTGTTTGCCTGGCGCCGCTGAGTCACGTGATggtacaacatcaaaacacaagaggggGGTATGAAAAAGAATCGACCTCATTACACTGGTATCGATCAATATCAATACCAACGTTGGTATCGATATTATCGATATTTGGATCGATCCGCCCACCACGAGTAGAGAGGTAACTTCAAAATGAAGCCCCTCCCAGGTGCCCGGGAGTCTCACTTGTTCGGTTGGCGACATTGAGAGGACTTTGCTAGTTTTTCCTCGTGTCATGCAGTTTTACACGGTAAGTGGAATTCAGTCAAACTTACTGAAAACATTATAAACTTTTGCTGTGAACTGCACTACGTGCAACCAAACAGCTTTGGAGGATATATGCTATACAAAGCCTTTGTTTGTTGCTTGGACTGAACAGTGAATATGTCTCGGTGATTAGCTCATTTTAGCTAGCTGTCGATAGCAGCTAGCTAACTGCTTCAGACTTTATCAATGATttaacaaatcacatgaaagcACAAGGCGATGAAAAACAAAGccttacatttttaatgtatgaACTGTTGATTGGCGCTGGCTCTAATgtgcgtcccccccccccccttgtgttGCGCAATTTTGCAGTGTGGTTGAACATCAAAAGTGccgcaaaaaaagaaaaagaaaacctgttCGAGCACCCAGAGACCTTTCTCACATGTCTAGTTGTCTGCGTGACCGGGACTTTGCCTTAGTTGTTACATTTCCATCTTCATGTTAATTTACTTTGTTCTTGCATGTCTCAGTAAAAATGCTGGTCCAGGTTAAGTACAACCAACTACAGAAATACGTGAAGTTGGATGAGGTTGGAGGACAGTATGACTTTCTGCAATTTAATGACAAAGGTATGTAATTTACTTGCATGAGTGATAATtttgaaaaagttgaaaaaactCATTGTGGAAGCTCCTTAATGTCATGCAGACTTTCTTCAATGTGGATATATTGTTTAACAGTTCCACAAATGCAACTTGTCAATCTTTTGCAATAATTATACAGTGGTTAATTAATGTATTGAACATCAGTAATTTGCAGTGAGGAGAAAGGAGCAGTGCAGACTTAAAATGtatattcagtttcatttcacaATTTTTCCAGTCATTGAGAAGTTTTGCCTGCCGCCTGGTGCCAAAGTTATTTACAAGGATGCTACAGGGACAGAAGTTGATGCAGAAATATTTAGTGACCTTGTTGGACAAGGCAACGTATTACTGACAGTTTTCTCTGATGATGGTGAGATACCCAGCCAGGTATAATCAAGCATTCTGCACGTTATATAATAaaattactgtatattaaatTTTTCCTAtcattgtctttatttttctcagagTTCTCTGACTTGTCTCCTGCTTCTGAGATGTCTGACTCAAGGTTCAGCTCAAGTTCTTCAACTATAATCGTGGATGAGATCCCCCGCAAGAGACTAAGATTTGTGGATGAAAATGATGCAGTATCTGCTAAACAGGTTGAAACAAACCATGTCTTTGCTCAACCATACCATAGACAACTCTGTGATTTTCCAGAAGATGAGAGAGACCTTTCAGCACCGTCAGAAGCTTGTTAATGACCCAGGCAGAAGTGTTGATGTCCTTTCCACCTTCTCAAGATTCCTGGATACAAAAGGATTGGTAAGAAAGGAATTGTATATTTTGAATGTCTTGAAATTTGTAATAACTGTTGTTTAATTTCTTAAAGGTGGACCAAGACTTCTCCCCTGTTTGGTGATGACACATCCTCCATGCTGCTTCAGAAATGGGACGTTTTCTTCAAACTAAATGTCATAAAAGAGGCTAAGCGGCTCACTTCAACACCAGAGTTGCGTCGCTTGGTGCAGTCAGCAGAAAGTCCCCCAGGAAGTGATCTTAATGAGGCAACAAGTGAGTTGtatttttttgcttgttttaaagCAATTGGATTTACAGTAGTTTCATTTATCATTATACATATGATTAAAATTAGAACACAAGAATACTTGTGACAGTCTAGATTTGTTTATTCTTGTGTATCTCTCACAATTGACCTGCTTTTTGGGATGAATATAAACAATGGATGGAAGAGTGTCATAAATCTCATAGTCCCTCCTCGTTTTCATTGAAACTCAAAGAATTAATTTTGAAGAGGTCTTAGTTTATTCTTGTGCCTCTTTATCCTAAGCCTACGACCAAGAAATGGCGTCCCTGTTGTTGCTGATACATCCACCATCACCAGGCGTACCGAAGTCTCCAAAAATCAGTGCAAGTGATGCAGTTGAGAGGCTCGTAATCTTTCATAAGGTAATTATAATATTATGgttattataataattttgCAAGTCACCTTCTCAGCTACAAGTGTAAATGAGTAACGTGTAAATAGCCAGTCAGAAGATGTTTGAACAATCATATTTACTTTTTAGttttctctgtggctgcagACCATTCTTGTGAATAACTTTTTCTTGTTCCTTATCTCAACACCAGTCATGCTGCAGTCTGGAGGAGCATCTCCGTAACCATGAAGGTCAGCAGCCATACCTCCTCGCTGTTGGGCGTCAGAAGAGCAAGATTGACAACTTCTACATCGCCATGGATAAGCATCTCATTCCATGCCAGGCAAACCGCTCACTCGGGGCATTTGATGAACTTTTCaaagtacattttgtgtttaatttgtcTTATGATGCTCCATTGGTAAACTTCTACACATTCTTGCAGACAAAAGTGTATAACATTgatgtggagaaaatgaaggcGTACTAAAGAAAGAGTGTGCATCAAAGCCTGACACTTACATTGATTTTTTGATGGAAGTTACTTTAAGACCCACCCTTTGTTTACAGCCGAAAGACATGCATTACAAATTCAAATATACTATGATGATTTTGAAACAGCCAATCCCCTTGGCTCCAAGCGTGGAATTCATAAAATTGGTTGTCTGTATTTTGTTATAAGAAACCTGCCCCcttaattcaattcagttttgaTGAACATTCATTTGGTAGCACTTTTTCACACACAGGATCTGCAAAAGTATCGTTTTGATGTTATACTTGAACCATTGATAAATGATGTCAAAATACTGGAAAGCCAGGGCCTAAGTCTTGCATTTTCTGATGAGCCTGTATATGGTACAATCTGCCAGATCACTGGAGATAATCTGGGGATGCACACAATTCTTGGTTTTAATGAGTCATTCAGTAGCCGTCATTTCTGTCACCTTTGTTTGATTGAGAAAGATGATTGTCAAACTGTATTCAGTGAGGATGATCCAAAAGTGATCCTTCGTGGAAAAGATGTTTGAAATGCATTGCCAGTCTCTCCAGGAAAACCCACAATTGAAGACACTGTATGGTTTGAAAAATAATTCTACACTGAATTCATTGAAGTATTTCCATGTTTGTAATAATTACCTTCTTGAGGGAGTTGCTCAATGCGAGGTCAAATTGCTGTTCGGATATTTATTTACTTGAAATAATGaacattgttttttctccttctctcactGTAGGTTTGACAATATATTTAAAGCATTTGATTGTTGACCACCACAACCTAATTGTTGTATCCACACAAACGCTTAATACCTAAGCATCACGTCATGATTCATTACCCATCTTCTATAAGGAAAATCGGCCCCTTATTATATATGTGGTCAATGAGGTTCGAAGCCAAACACAAGCTgtttaaagattattttaaacattttaaaaacataaccAGATCACTTGCTAAAAAGCATCAGATGGCCATCGCCTATCACTGGGAAACAGTTGCCCTCAAACAAAGTGAGTATGGGCGGATTAAATCTTTTTCACTTAGAGATGAGATTGTGGTCAATAATGAAATGCTTGAAATGGTCCTGTCAAAAGAAGTTTTCTCAACTAGTTGGGTTAAAGTTGATGGTGTAGAGTATAAAGCTGGACTTGTTTGCAGTGCAATGGAAGAAGACATGCCAGTCTTTTGCCAAATAAGTGATGTACTTTTGGTTGAAGATCAGATTGTTTTGTTGACAAACAAGCTATTCACAGAGAATTTTGACGACCATCGTCATGCATTCAGAGTTTTATGTACTGAAGAAAGATGTATATTGAAAATGTCTGAGCTAAAATTTCACAAACCATTTGATATTCAAAGCTCATACTGTGTTTCAGATGagaaattgtacattttaccTGCATTGACGATGTTTTAATGTACAATgaacaaggaaaataaataccattgttggaaatgtattttgttttatggaaTTCATTCTTACAAATAATTAACACTTTTTAGTGTAGATAGCCTGACACTTTAGGGAGTGAAGCCAACACTAACCAGGGTGTAAAAAAAAGTATCTCAGCAGTGTTGTCTTATCCCTTAGTGTTAATTTAAGTCTGTTTAGCGAGTTAAAGAAGGAACTCTGGCACAGTGTTAAATGTGTAACTATTTCAAAAGTGTTGATTTAACTCTAGAGAGTGTGGAGCTGTATAAACCCTGAAAAAGTGTTGAAATCAACTTTGTGGGAGTTAATTCAACACTGGACTTTTTGCTGTGTAGAATtggcttattttaatttataatggaaaatgaatgcctaCATGCAATCAGATTGCAGGTAATGGGTCGTTGTGGCAATGAGAAATTCCCTGTGACTTTTAAATGGAGGACTCATTTGGTAACATGTCGGTGGTTAGTGCTATCCCTTAGAGATCCCATCCCCTCCACAGTGTGAACACTCCCACTTGTGTTCACTGGAATCCACAACAAAGCCGACACCACCCATGCACCCCTACATGATAGAGTTGTTGGTAATTTCTGGTCTTCATATTCATTCACATATATTGGTGGGACATTTCCACTTATCTTGATTATAGTTTTCCCGCAATTCAATTGGTACTTGCCTTTGTAAAGGCCGCAGAGGCTGCTGGCTAGTACAACAAACTGAACTAAAGGAGTAAACACCCAACAAAGCTCTAGTAAAGAAAGTTTAAGTTAAGGCAtccaaaccttttttaaaaacaactcaaaactCAAAGACTCTTCAGATGTTGTGCAGTACTTTTGACCTCTTTTTTACTTTGGTATAAGGTGGGCTGGCTGGTGCacactggaggaaaacaaagatgaaTAATGCTGAAGAAAGCCGCCAGGACTGACAGGTCCCAGCGTGGGAGCCAAAATGGTCATCAGGAAGTCTTCGGGGTTGTGACAGAGTCAAAAATAGACAGAACTGGCAGGATGCACTTGTTCTGTTCatagtttttcatttcatgctgaGGATGGATTGATCAGCACCATTACATTTCACTCAATCTTGATCAAAATCCTGTTATTGGTTATTGGAGTTTGAATTTTTTGAAGCGCTCCATCATCAGATAAATTTACAaccacacaaagacagacagtgagagagtgtgtgtgtgtgtgtactgaggCTGCCAGGGGATGACTATTTCATATACAGCTTTCTTTGGGAACAACTCAAGCATTAATATGGTTATTTTCTGCGTTTCCTCCACTGCTCAGAATTTCAAATTGATTGACGTTAGGTAGAGTAGCtcaggaaacattttcaataGGAGAACAAATCTTTCATTAAATGGCTTCAAAGAAatgcagttatttatttacatattttaaacaaatattctGCCTCTGAACATCATAAGAAGGGAAGGAAGCCTTTCCTCTTTACAAATTTGTAAAGATTTCAAGCAGATGCCGCTACAGTAATGAACTGCTGAATGCAGACAAATTCACTTGGAAAATAATTTTCAACACTGGTAATGGCCTCTCATGTGGAGAAAAGGTCCCACTTGCTAACTAAGAGGCTACTGTGCCTGGTCCACTGCAGTTATGACTCACAGGTACAAAAGCAATTATAAACATTTTCTGCATACTGCTTTGACGCAGCCATCTGTTATTATAACCACATATTGAGTATTTCTGAATTAGTTCTTCAGTTCCTGTTTTTTCTGGCTGTCAGTTTCACTTGCTCTGTCGAAGTGGATTATTTCTTTAATCTTTGTGCcattctttcttatttttaggAGGACAGCGTTACCTTTAGTGacagtgaaaagaaacaacatgtaCACGTCAGTTTAAAACCTTGTGAGTTATCCATAAACCGGTTAGCATATTTGGATTAGACGCATTTGCTATAGGTCAGTTTCCAGCTTTGAATTTGTAATGCTTATAAGCTTTAGCAGCTCCTAAGGGCCTGTGTCCACCAAAGCGCTGAAAACGCCCAGCTGGGAGCGCTTTGGAGGCGTTCATGTTCATGTGGGATTTGGGGAGGTTACCTAATGACAAATCTCTTTCTGTAGTCTGTCATTCAGTGTGTGGCCTTCTTGTCTTTACTAAGTCATTTAACATGAGCTTCTTTCTAAAATATCTGTGCATGTTGGGGGTAATAGTCATTATGTGTAGGGTGTCATATCAAAGATTTTTATTGATCTGAAGGTCTGTTTCCAATTTATAAAAAGGTTTACCAGCCTTCAGCCCCTCTGACTGACCCTGTGTGCTGCTTCCACATTGTAATGGTTGACCATTAACTGACTGGAAATTTGAAGCTCTtatccagcagctgtttagcTGAACTGAGCCTCATATTGCACACCTTAGATTCCACCTCATCTCAGGGCATGTTTAACCAGATAAAGAAGCAATCTCATACATGTGGATACTGATACTGGTACATAAGTAACGTTCCAAAGTAGTTAGAATTGATGAAAACAGTTAGACTGGGGAATGAGCCAGTGCTGACACTAAtgtaaacctcatggtggtTAGAAGACAGTTATAATAGAGTCCCTTCATCAATCAATTCTTCAATTTCAGGAAATCTGATATATATAAAACTTTTTTGAGATATCTGAAGTTTTTCACAGAAAAGTTGCTCTTTCTATAAAAGCAAGATTCAACAAAGTGTGGAAGTATGGAAACAGACTTAgcaaataaatcatgacgtacatgaagcatgtgactttaACGACCATTGAAGCTTCCACTCCACTGAAGACATTAGATATATGTGGAGCCACGAGGAGACTGTCCCTCAATTAGGGTTAGGGAAACAAGCAGAAATTCCATATTTCTATCATGTTTTTCAGCATTTGAGGttcgactggagctcttttaattacatcatcttgtgttctcttcttctgcaatggtttaatggcacccgacTGGAGCACTGGTGCCACCTACTGCTTATCGCAATGAACCAACTCCTGATAATCGCATAAtggtagtggatggaaacagaCATTCAATTGAATTTTCTTTTGCGTATTTTCTTGAAATTGGGTTAAAATGTGTGATACATTTGGATCAAAACCTGGCTAGTGGCTATTATAAGTAATGGCAGTGTCCTtccatcccctcctctctgtagTGCATCTGAAAGTATGGCCAGCTTTCCATCTTTGGCACTGTGTCcttgttttgttacattagAAACTTTAAAACTAACCACTAGTTTCTGTTTAATATAGATTTGTTGCTATAACTGtcaaacagtaaatgttttggAGCATTTCATTGCCCCCTGTCTTCTACCTGTAACAGAGTAGATATGAGGATATGTCAGAAAGTGGAGAGCTGCAGTGTTAAAGAGGAGATgaaacatgcatgtttttagCACTGGTAGGAcctaaatataatacaaaaatcACCTTGcctaaaatctgattttaagtTGTTGAAACCACATATATGacaaatttattttcataatttctaCCTACCTAGCTAGCTACAGGGTTGGTTGGTTCCATTAACATGgatgaacacacactttttggAAATGAAGGAAGATGAACTTGAAAGACCTATGAGCCCGTGATAAGAACAATTGTTTGTGCATTCGAGCCAATATTGTGCGGGAGGTGGATGTGTTGGAGGTGACTATGCTGTCATTGAAAGATGTCCGAGCTGAAACACTGGAGTGTCCTGTTAAATAGCAGGTAAGTCAAGCCAGCTAATTAACCAATAACATTACCCTTATGCAGTAATTAAACAAATACACGTTACATGGTGTAGGCCAGAGACAGGAATATGATAGTATACAGTGCGAACAATGATTCCACATGCAGTTTGTTTACACATAGTTAATATCTGaccaaattgtttttgttaatgtcGCTCCCCTGGTACTAATTACTAGCTAAACCCTTGCGTAAGCTAGTTGACAGAAACAGCTGTCAGCTAACAATGGCGGTAGCTAACGTTAGGTAGGTTCACATAGCCGACTAGGTGACATGCAATGGTGGACGAGCCAGTGTGATGCAAAACAGGTCTGAGAGGTCTGACATGACAATATGATGCCACATGAATGCTTTCTATGcgctgtttgtttacatcacttTGCGCAGCACGTTATGGAATCAACGTGTGGGAAACCACGGTCAAAACACTGTGCCAGTTTGATATTTGATGACATTCAGCAGGGTTCATCTTCAATAACTTTTGAGTGAGATCATCAATACACAGGAGGCATATTCT
The Enoplosus armatus isolate fEnoArm2 chromosome 13, fEnoArm2.hap1, whole genome shotgun sequence genome window above contains:
- the LOC139295537 gene encoding uncharacterized protein, whose translation is MLVQVKYNQLQKYVKLDEVGGQYDFLQFNDKEFSDLSPASEMSDSRWTKTSPLFGDDTSSMLLQKWDVFFKLNVIKEAKRLTSTPELRRLVQSAESPPGSDLNEATTYDQEMASLLLLIHPPSPGVPKSPKISASDAVERLVIFHKSCCSLEEHLRNHEGQQPYLLAVGRQKSKIDNFYIAMDKHLIPCQANRSLGAFDELFKVHFVFNLSYDAPLVNFYTFLQTKVYNIDVEKMKAY